In bacterium, the following are encoded in one genomic region:
- a CDS encoding trimethylamine methyltransferase family protein: MKPKFFEILSQEEIVQIDTESRRILEECGIRILNDECLELLEGIGCKIDRSSKIVKMSSDVVRKAIESTPEKFSLYGRDPSYKLDVGGNNVYFGPGGFAVFVEDLETGKRRRAIRKDLIEHLRISDALPGCEFNHVNVFPSDVPEKTGDLHLWAEALIYQTKPIMSENYNPKSVDALVKMGTVLRGSQEEFIKKPLICLDMCCLSPLSQDTRQVELLMSGAKYGLPISIESGPIGGGSSPVTLASIVSQANAEILSAIVITYAVKPGTPVLYGSWGRHLDMKYTTVTMGGPEYALQKVCMAQMGRYYKLPTRGGGVLTDSLISDTQSGYEKMMTALIPAIGGINYISGMGLNETENCQSLAQLVIDDEIVAMVKRIMRGIKVDTEHLATDIIISKGPGGSFLETEHTLNYFREHFDPKISNRKVYERWVNDGSKTTKERAAEKAREILNKKPEHTLDSKIVNEIYNIVREVEGNG; the protein is encoded by the coding sequence ATGAAACCAAAATTCTTTGAAATTTTATCTCAGGAAGAGATAGTACAGATAGATACTGAATCCAGACGTATACTGGAAGAATGCGGTATAAGGATATTAAATGATGAGTGTCTTGAACTTCTTGAAGGGATTGGCTGTAAGATAGACAGGTCATCGAAAATAGTCAAAATGTCTTCAGATGTAGTACGGAAAGCCATAGAATCAACACCAGAAAAATTTTCACTTTATGGTAGAGATCCTTCATATAAGCTTGATGTAGGAGGGAATAATGTATATTTTGGACCGGGGGGTTTTGCAGTTTTTGTCGAAGACCTTGAAACAGGAAAAAGACGTAGGGCAATAAGAAAAGATTTAATTGAGCATTTAAGGATTTCGGATGCATTGCCTGGATGTGAGTTTAACCATGTAAATGTATTTCCTTCCGATGTGCCGGAAAAAACAGGAGATCTTCACCTATGGGCAGAAGCATTAATTTACCAGACAAAACCCATCATGAGTGAAAATTACAACCCAAAATCCGTTGATGCTTTAGTAAAGATGGGAACGGTTTTGAGAGGATCACAAGAAGAGTTTATTAAGAAACCATTAATTTGTTTGGATATGTGTTGCCTTTCTCCTTTATCACAAGACACTCGACAAGTGGAACTTCTTATGTCAGGGGCAAAATATGGGTTGCCTATAAGTATAGAGTCAGGTCCGATAGGGGGCGGTTCTTCTCCGGTTACACTGGCATCAATAGTATCACAGGCAAATGCAGAGATACTCAGTGCCATAGTTATTACTTATGCGGTAAAACCAGGAACTCCTGTTCTCTATGGCAGCTGGGGTAGACATCTTGATATGAAATATACAACAGTTACAATGGGAGGACCGGAATATGCGCTTCAAAAAGTTTGTATGGCACAGATGGGTCGTTACTATAAGTTACCTACTCGCGGCGGAGGTGTACTTACAGATAGTCTGATATCAGATACTCAATCCGGATACGAAAAGATGATGACTGCTCTCATACCTGCAATTGGAGGGATAAACTATATTTCTGGAATGGGGCTAAATGAGACAGAGAATTGCCAAAGTCTTGCTCAGTTAGTTATTGATGATGAAATAGTAGCAATGGTAAAAAGAATTATGCGAGGCATAAAAGTAGACACTGAACATCTTGCAACAGATATTATTATATCCAAAGGGCCCGGTGGGTCTTTCCTGGAAACAGAACATACTCTGAACTACTTCAGAGAACATTTTGATCCAAAAATCTCAAACAGAAAAGTCTATGAAAGATGGGTTAATGATGGTTCAAAGACAACAAAAGAAAGAGCTGCTGAAAAAGCCAGAGAAATTTTGAACAAAAAACCAGAACATACATTAGATTCTAAAATTGTAAACGAAATTTATAATATAGTAAGGGAGGTGGAAGGAAATGGTTAA
- a CDS encoding cupin domain-containing protein has protein sequence MIIIHENNALEMKVPAPFKRTLKVLLSPAINPELKSLAVGLTILPPGGKSEEHKHIEGEMFYVVSGKGSIKVGEEIEDVTAGTAIWSSSGKSHQLMNNNNDTLKILWVLSPPGREAAILKQSG, from the coding sequence ATGATTATTATTCATGAAAACAACGCGCTTGAAATGAAGGTACCTGCTCCGTTTAAGCGCACTCTTAAGGTTCTTCTTTCTCCTGCTATTAATCCGGAGCTCAAATCTCTTGCTGTTGGATTAACGATTCTTCCCCCTGGTGGAAAATCTGAAGAACATAAACATATAGAAGGGGAGATGTTTTATGTTGTTTCCGGAAAAGGAAGTATAAAAGTTGGAGAAGAAATAGAAGATGTGACAGCGGGTACAGCGATATGGTCATCATCAGGGAAAAGTCATCAGTTGATGAATAATAATAATGACACATTGAAAATTCTATGGGTTTTGAGCCCTCCTGGCAGGGAAGCAGCTATATTAAAACAATCAGGTTAA
- a CDS encoding SMP-30/gluconolactonase/LRE family protein codes for MMYNIEIIAEDNNRCGEAPLWDSTNHRLIWVDAEASLVFQYSTSDDKKSIISRDLAVSGIALNRNNSLIVAGAGLHLWRGQDNYRTIVSQYDGESLFFNDIIADSKGRIYAGTYYWETNGMEKTGKLYLIDIDGSIRVVDDGIKLSNGLGFSPENRTLYYADSAVRRIYAYDVDINTGNLSNKRNFVEVPSDEGIPDGLTVDADGYVWSAQWYGEQVVRYDPDGKAERRIPMPVKQVSSVMFGGLDLTDLYITTAGEYWSSNFTPPGFDSKVPMGGSLYRIRLDIKGKCEYMANF; via the coding sequence ATGATGTACAATATTGAAATTATTGCTGAAGATAACAATCGCTGTGGTGAGGCGCCATTATGGGACTCGACGAACCATCGACTCATATGGGTAGATGCTGAAGCATCATTGGTTTTCCAGTATTCAACATCTGATGATAAAAAGAGTATTATCAGTCGTGACCTTGCGGTATCTGGTATAGCACTGAATAGAAACAATTCATTAATAGTTGCAGGAGCGGGACTGCACCTATGGCGAGGTCAGGACAATTATAGGACAATTGTCAGCCAATACGATGGTGAATCACTTTTCTTTAATGACATTATTGCTGATTCTAAAGGCCGTATTTACGCTGGTACATATTACTGGGAAACGAATGGTATGGAGAAAACAGGAAAGCTTTATTTAATAGACATTGACGGTTCAATCCGTGTTGTGGATGATGGAATAAAACTTTCTAACGGACTTGGGTTCAGCCCGGAAAATCGTACGCTTTATTACGCTGACTCTGCAGTAAGACGTATTTATGCCTACGACGTTGATATAAATACAGGTAATTTGAGCAATAAACGAAATTTTGTAGAAGTCCCATCTGATGAAGGCATTCCTGATGGTTTGACAGTAGATGCTGATGGCTATGTGTGGAGCGCTCAGTGGTATGGCGAACAAGTAGTACGCTATGACCCTGACGGTAAGGCAGAACGCCGGATTCCTATGCCGGTGAAACAAGTTTCAAGTGTAATGTTTGGTGGTTTAGACCTGACAGACTTGTATATCACCACTGCCGGTGAATACTGGTCAAGCAATTTTACACCACCTGGGTTTGATTCCAAAGTCCCGATGGGTGGATCGCTTTATCGCATACGTCTTGATATAAAAGGTAAGTGTGAATACATGGCAAACTTTTAA
- a CDS encoding CoA-acylating methylmalonate-semialdehyde dehydrogenase codes for MSVKTIKNYINGKWIEAENTGYIDIENPSTGEIIGKVPLSTPAEVNRAIDAASEAFKNWSRTPVSRRVQPLYKLIGLLRKNEEKIARTLVEEMGKSIPDARAEMKRVLENCEVASGMPILQQGDKLIGSSYGIDGEVIRLPLGVFTMIAPFNFPAMVPFWFLPYAIATGNTFIVKASKQVPLTMQLITEYIDQIGLPIGVFNLVNGDRVVADTFMESTKVKGVSLVGSTRTCQIVAEKCAKTNKRFQAMGGAKNHLVVLPDAKIDDAIRNMITSCYGCAGQRCMASSAIVAVGNDMYRTICERFIEESKKIIVANPLDPKVADEPMVMGPVISAKSKKFILDMIETGINEGATLALDGRNIMVDGCEKGYFIGPTIFTDVKPGMKIHETEIFGPVVVILKADTLDESIKIINDHQYGNGASIYTQNGYYARKFKLEVECGMIGINIGIPAPVSYLPFGGMKASQFADIKAQGKAIVNFFTEDKIITERYWPEK; via the coding sequence ATGAGTGTAAAAACCATAAAAAATTATATTAATGGAAAATGGATAGAAGCAGAAAATACCGGCTACATTGATATTGAGAATCCAAGTACAGGCGAAATAATCGGGAAAGTGCCGTTATCAACGCCTGCAGAAGTAAATCGTGCTATTGACGCTGCTTCTGAAGCGTTTAAGAACTGGAGCCGCACACCTGTTTCTCGACGAGTTCAGCCTTTATACAAGCTGATTGGATTACTTCGGAAAAATGAAGAAAAAATTGCTCGAACTCTTGTTGAGGAAATGGGAAAATCCATTCCCGACGCTCGCGCAGAAATGAAACGAGTGCTTGAAAATTGTGAAGTAGCCTCTGGTATGCCAATATTACAGCAGGGTGATAAACTGATAGGTAGTTCTTATGGAATTGACGGCGAGGTAATCCGTTTGCCTCTGGGTGTATTCACAATGATTGCACCATTTAACTTTCCTGCGATGGTTCCTTTTTGGTTTCTTCCCTATGCCATAGCTACCGGAAATACTTTTATAGTTAAAGCTTCCAAGCAAGTCCCCTTAACTATGCAGCTAATTACTGAATATATAGACCAGATAGGATTACCTATAGGAGTTTTCAATCTTGTCAATGGGGATAGAGTGGTTGCAGATACTTTTATGGAAAGCACAAAGGTTAAAGGTGTATCGCTGGTCGGCTCGACTCGCACATGCCAGATTGTCGCTGAAAAATGTGCTAAAACCAATAAACGTTTTCAAGCGATGGGTGGGGCTAAGAATCATTTGGTTGTCTTGCCTGATGCTAAGATTGATGATGCTATTCGCAATATGATTACTTCATGTTATGGTTGTGCAGGTCAAAGATGTATGGCTTCTTCTGCGATAGTCGCTGTTGGGAATGATATGTACAGGACAATTTGTGAGAGGTTTATTGAGGAATCAAAAAAGATTATAGTTGCCAACCCGCTTGATCCAAAAGTTGCAGATGAACCTATGGTCATGGGACCGGTTATTTCCGCCAAGTCAAAAAAGTTTATTCTTGATATGATTGAGACAGGAATAAATGAAGGCGCAACACTGGCTCTGGACGGCAGGAACATTATGGTTGATGGCTGTGAAAAAGGTTATTTTATTGGTCCAACAATCTTTACGGATGTAAAGCCCGGAATGAAAATTCATGAAACTGAGATATTCGGTCCGGTAGTTGTTATTTTAAAAGCTGATACTCTTGATGAGTCAATAAAGATTATTAACGACCATCAATACGGGAATGGTGCATCTATCTATACGCAGAATGGCTATTATGCTCGCAAGTTCAAACTTGAGGTTGAATGCGGAATGATCGGCATTAATATAGGTATCCCTGCCCCTGTATCGTATTTACCGTTTGGCGGGATGAAGGCTTCGCAGTTTGCTGATATCAAAGCGCAGGGCAAAGCAATTGTTAACTTTTTTACGGAAGATAAGATAATAACTGAGAGATACTGGCCTGAGAAGTAA
- a CDS encoding transaldolase family protein has product MVKDSYLQWLVKEIKTTWWHDSGDPDELQQALLHGATGVTTNPVLISKTLHSSPEKWNHLLKDIKKDLSSQEQAEFLVSVVVKNAAKMFKPEYERTSGKLGYVCAQVNPAIARDTEAMISMARRFHSWAPNIAVKFPVTAAGLDALEECASEGITITATVSFTVPQVIAVAERFRKGKQRAQQAGKIPGQCFAVIMIGRLDDYLRDMANDSKANINESDIRQAGLAVTKRAYSIFKKHDYEATLVVAALRGTYHMEELTGAELIMSIHPKYQTLLLQPGIPRDPQRIDVSIDSEVINRLETIPEFVRAYEPEGMKPEEFVTYGAAQRTLTQFSQAGWMQLEEYRI; this is encoded by the coding sequence ATGGTTAAAGATAGTTATTTGCAATGGTTAGTAAAAGAAATAAAAACGACATGGTGGCATGATTCAGGAGATCCTGATGAGCTTCAACAGGCACTGTTGCACGGTGCTACGGGAGTTACCACTAATCCTGTACTTATATCTAAAACTCTGCATTCTAGTCCTGAGAAATGGAATCATTTGCTGAAAGATATTAAAAAGGATTTATCCTCTCAGGAACAGGCAGAATTTCTTGTGAGCGTTGTAGTTAAGAACGCAGCAAAGATGTTTAAACCCGAATATGAACGTACTTCAGGGAAACTGGGGTATGTTTGCGCTCAGGTCAATCCGGCTATAGCAAGGGATACAGAAGCAATGATATCCATGGCAAGAAGGTTTCATTCCTGGGCGCCGAATATTGCTGTAAAGTTTCCAGTAACAGCAGCAGGACTGGACGCATTGGAGGAATGTGCATCTGAAGGAATTACAATAACAGCTACTGTGAGCTTTACGGTTCCTCAGGTTATTGCTGTTGCTGAACGGTTTCGTAAGGGTAAGCAACGCGCTCAACAGGCTGGTAAGATACCCGGGCAGTGTTTTGCCGTTATCATGATAGGCCGTCTTGATGATTACCTGCGTGATATGGCTAATGACAGCAAAGCCAATATTAATGAGTCAGATATTCGACAGGCAGGTCTTGCTGTAACAAAACGGGCTTATTCTATATTTAAAAAACACGATTACGAAGCAACTTTAGTAGTTGCAGCATTACGGGGAACATATCACATGGAGGAATTGACAGGAGCTGAACTGATAATGTCCATCCATCCGAAATATCAGACATTACTTTTACAGCCGGGGATACCGAGAGACCCGCAGCGTATTGATGTGTCCATAGATTCAGAAGTCATTAATAGATTAGAAACAATACCTGAGTTTGTACGTGCGTATGAACCTGAAGGTATGAAGCCAGAAGAATTTGTGACTTATGGAGCTGCGCAGCGAACATTAACCCAGTTCAGTCAGGCTGGCTGGATGCAATTGGAGGAATACAGGATATGA